Proteins encoded in a region of the Gemmatimonas sp. genome:
- a CDS encoding type II toxin-antitoxin system HipA family toxin, producing the protein MQRTLEVLVGDVLAGHLRFTQDGRREHAAFVYDQSWLSSERRYPIDPTLPLVAGPQFPPHAASATGSRFHGAIADTEPDGWARRVILRHHAKQRQEAKARGESVDPLLTALDFLLAVDDEARVGALRFLDEHGVCQRAHAAGSRTTPPLLELGDLFRATRAVEQNTETMADLDYLRGRGTSLGGMRPKCTIVDDEWGLCLGKFPSIADERAYTKAEVLALHLARAANIHAANARLEDSDGVPVAVIRRFDRVRDSRTGNVQRLLFVSSATLMALPAGDTGEHSYTEIADVIRQKSADATADLEELWRRIAFSILINNVDDHLHNHGFLHVDADLWRLSPAFDINPFPDRVRELKTWISEEAGPAASLEALMDTARYFGLAKRRAATIVGEVERGVSSWRAVAKALGFTKDEVESFADAFEHDERAVARRLML; encoded by the coding sequence ATTCAACGCACCCTTGAGGTCCTCGTGGGAGACGTCCTGGCCGGGCATCTCCGATTCACACAGGATGGTCGCCGGGAACACGCGGCCTTCGTGTACGACCAGAGCTGGCTGTCGAGCGAACGGCGCTATCCGATCGATCCAACGCTTCCACTCGTCGCCGGCCCGCAGTTTCCCCCTCATGCCGCAAGCGCCACGGGGTCGCGGTTCCACGGTGCGATCGCGGATACGGAGCCAGACGGCTGGGCGCGACGCGTGATTCTCCGGCATCACGCCAAGCAGCGACAGGAAGCCAAGGCTCGCGGCGAGAGTGTCGACCCCCTGCTCACGGCACTCGACTTCCTGCTGGCCGTCGATGACGAGGCGCGCGTTGGCGCACTCCGTTTCCTGGACGAACACGGAGTTTGTCAGCGAGCGCACGCAGCCGGGTCGCGCACCACGCCACCGCTCCTCGAACTTGGAGACCTGTTCCGCGCCACGCGCGCCGTCGAGCAGAACACGGAGACCATGGCGGACCTCGACTATCTGCGCGGTCGCGGGACGTCACTCGGGGGCATGCGGCCGAAGTGTACGATCGTCGACGACGAGTGGGGACTCTGCCTCGGCAAGTTTCCGAGCATCGCCGACGAGCGCGCGTATACCAAGGCGGAAGTCCTCGCCTTGCACCTCGCACGCGCCGCCAACATTCACGCCGCCAACGCACGCCTCGAAGACAGCGACGGCGTGCCGGTGGCCGTGATCCGACGGTTCGACCGCGTACGCGATTCACGAACCGGCAACGTGCAACGGCTGCTCTTCGTGTCGTCCGCCACGCTCATGGCACTCCCGGCCGGAGACACCGGAGAACACTCCTACACAGAGATTGCCGACGTCATTCGCCAAAAGAGTGCCGATGCCACCGCGGATCTCGAAGAGCTCTGGCGACGCATCGCCTTCTCGATCCTCATCAACAACGTGGATGACCATCTCCACAACCATGGATTTCTCCACGTCGACGCAGACCTGTGGCGATTGTCCCCCGCGTTCGACATCAATCCGTTTCCAGATCGCGTCCGCGAGCTCAAGACGTGGATCAGCGAAGAGGCCGGCCCCGCGGCGTCACTCGAGGCGCTGATGGACACCGCGCGCTATTTCGGACTCGCCAAGCGCCGCGCGGCGACCATCGTCGGCGAGGTCGAACGCGGAGTCTCCTCGTGGCG
- a CDS encoding helix-turn-helix transcriptional regulator, with amino-acid sequence MASDDVLPNRLRRSLITLGNGLNIARRRRKLTLASMAERTGVTRQTYGRVEKGDPTVAIGTYVMAMFVLGLDAGALEKAADPQADETGSTLHIAELPSSVRTKRTPQAK; translated from the coding sequence ATGGCCTCTGACGATGTGCTCCCCAATCGGCTCCGTCGCTCCTTGATCACCCTCGGCAACGGGCTCAACATTGCTCGCCGACGGCGCAAGCTGACGCTCGCATCCATGGCGGAGCGAACCGGCGTCACCCGGCAGACCTATGGGCGGGTTGAGAAAGGTGACCCGACCGTCGCCATCGGCACGTATGTGATGGCCATGTTCGTGCTGGGCCTCGATGCCGGTGCGCTCGAGAAAGCGGCCGATCCCCAAGCCGATGAGACCGGGAGCACGCTGCACATCGCCGAGCTGCCGAGCAGCGTCCGCACCAAGCGCACCCCTCAGGCGAAGTAG
- a CDS encoding DUF2442 domain-containing protein — MTTSPMNHWPAYAVAVQVTVDALTVDLADGRSISVPLTWYPRLGYGTAAERANWRLIGRGEGVHWPDLDEDISVDNLLSGARSGESPKSFKRWLVSRGTAGDGVLHHLAGSGSGAVQRELAKLTYARYVYDISPLILS, encoded by the coding sequence ATGACGACTTCGCCGATGAACCACTGGCCCGCGTATGCCGTAGCGGTACAGGTCACGGTCGATGCGTTGACCGTGGATCTGGCGGATGGTCGCAGCATATCGGTGCCCCTCACGTGGTACCCGCGGCTTGGCTACGGCACAGCGGCCGAGCGCGCAAATTGGCGTCTCATCGGTCGTGGCGAAGGGGTGCACTGGCCCGATCTGGACGAGGACATCAGCGTCGACAATCTGCTGAGCGGAGCGCGCTCCGGAGAAAGCCCGAAGTCATTCAAGCGGTGGCTCGTGTCGCGAGGAACTGCCGGAGACGGCGTGCTCCACCATCTCGCGGGGTCGGGATCGGGAGCCGTGCAGCGCGAACTCGCGAAGCTCACGTATGCTAGATACGTGTATGATATATCACCCTTGATCTTGTCTTAG